From the genome of Geminocystis herdmanii PCC 6308, one region includes:
- a CDS encoding PD-(D/E)XK nuclease family protein, producing the protein MNSTEIKAIIKEQLPTIIAEDSSIRDFVLHTVSEYYHPKTEVDSKFDRILAELQRDREEQAHKWEEQHRYNRDILDEIKKLNKRYDSTIGALGSRWGLYSEASFRNALKGILENSFGVQVLNLNDFDDEGDVFGRPDQVEIDVIIKNGEVIVCEIKSSISKAEMYIFDRKVQFYQKRHQRLVTRKLVISPMVDNRALPVAENLGIEVYSYGEDISGL; encoded by the coding sequence ATTATCGCTGAAGATTCTTCTATTAGAGATTTTGTCTTGCACACAGTTTCAGAATACTATCACCCCAAAACAGAAGTTGATAGTAAGTTCGATCGAATCTTAGCAGAATTACAGCGCGATCGAGAAGAACAAGCTCATAAGTGGGAAGAACAACATCGATATAACCGAGATATTTTAGATGAAATCAAAAAGCTAAACAAACGTTATGATAGCACCATTGGAGCTTTAGGTTCTCGTTGGGGTTTATATTCAGAAGCTAGTTTCCGTAATGCCCTTAAGGGTATCTTAGAAAATTCTTTTGGGGTACAAGTATTAAATCTCAATGATTTTGATGACGAGGGAGACGTTTTTGGCAGACCTGATCAAGTAGAAATTGATGTGATAATTAAAAATGGAGAAGTGATAGTCTGTGAAATTAAATCTTCTATCAGTAAAGCTGAAATGTATATTTTCGATCGCAAAGTGCAATTCTATCAAAAACGGCATCAACGTCTTGTTACCAGAAAATTAGTCATTTCTCCTATGGTGGATAATCGAGCCTTACCTGTAGCGGAAAATTTAGGCATTGAAGTTTATAGTTATGGTGAAGATATCTCTGGTTTATAA